GGGCGCGGCGGACCGGCCCGGCGCCCCCGCCGCCACCGTGCTCGTGATCGACGACGAGGTCACGGTCCTCGAGTTCCTCACCGACGTGCTGAGCCACCAGGGGTTCCGGGTGATCGCGGCGCGCGGCGGGCGCGAAGGGCTGGCGCGCGCCGCCGATTCCTCCCCCGACGTGGTGGTCCTCGATCTCATGATGCCCGACGTCTCCGGGTTCGACGTGGTGCGGGAGATCCGCGCCGGCGCCGAGGGGCGCAACGTCCCGATCGTGGTGTTCACCGTGAAGGATCTCACGGCCCGCGAGCGCGCCGAGCTCGCGACGGTTCACGGCGTCGTGCAGAAGGGGCGCGGCCGCGAGGCGCTGCTCCACGCGCTGCGGAGCATCGCGCGTCCGGACGCCGCGGGGGCGTGATGGCGACGATCCTCGTGGTGGAAGACAATCGCCTCAACATGGAGCTGGTCACCGACCTGCTCGAGGCGGCGGGACACGTCGTGCGTCCGGCGACGACCGCCGAGGAGGGGCTCGCGATGGCGCGCGCCGAGCAGCCCGACCTCATCCTGATGGACATCCGTCTGCCCGGCATGCCGGGCTCGATGGCCGTGCGCGTACTCAAGGACGACCTGCGCACCGAGCGCATTCCGACCATCGCCCTCACGGCCCAGGCCATGAAGGGCGACGACGAGTCGGCGCTGGAAGTCGGGTTCGACGGATATCTATCCAAGCCGATCGACACGCGCCAATTCCCGGCGGAAGTGGAGCGCTTCCTGAACCTTCGGGGGCGCGTCTGACGGTCCCGCCTTCCGCGCACGACGCGCCGCTCACCGGCCGCGTGCTGGTCGTGGACGACCACGCCGGAAACCGCCTGCTCCTGCGCGATCTGCTCGACGCGCAGGGGCACACCGTGGTCGAGGCCACGGACGGCGCCGCGGCGCTCCAGCACGTGAGCGACCAGCTACCGGACGTGATCCTGCTCGACGTCCAGATGCCGGGGATGGATGGGTTCGAGGTCTGCCGACGGCTCAAGTCGTCGCCGGCGTCCGCCGCCATTCCGGTGCTGCTGGTCACGGCGCTCAGCGCGCGCGAGGACCGACTGGAGGGCATCCGCGCCGGCGCCAACGACTTCGTGACCAAGCCCGTGGACACAGCCGATCTCGTGCTCCGCGTGCGGAACGCCATGCAGACGCGCCATCTCCACGCGCGCGTCGAGGCGCAGTACCGGAACCTGGGCGAGATGGAACGGCTGCGCGACAGTCTGGTGCACATGGTGGCGCACGATCTCCGCTCGCCGCTGGCCGGCGTGCATGCCATTCTCGAGATGCTGCAGATGGATGCCGAACTGCTGCCTCCGGACAGCGCGGCGTTCCTGAGCGATGCGCTGCGCCTCACGCGCCGCGCCGCCGACATGATCGGCGATCTGCTGGACGTGAGCCGCCTCGAGGCCGGCCGCCTCCCGGTGGA
This sequence is a window from Gemmatimonadaceae bacterium. Protein-coding genes within it:
- a CDS encoding response regulator, with translation MATILVVEDNRLNMELVTDLLEAAGHVVRPATTAEEGLAMARAEQPDLILMDIRLPGMPGSMAVRVLKDDLRTERIPTIALTAQAMKGDDESALEVGFDGYLSKPIDTRQFPAEVERFLNLRGRV
- a CDS encoding response regulator; translation: MLVVDDHAGNRLLLRDLLDAQGHTVVEATDGAAALQHVSDQLPDVILLDVQMPGMDGFEVCRRLKSSPASAAIPVLLVTALSAREDRLEGIRAGANDFVTKPVDTADLVLRVRNAMQTRHLHARVEAQYRNLGEMERLRDSLVHMVAHDLRSPLAGVHAILEMLQMDAELLPPDSAAFLSDALRLTRRAADMIGDLLDVSRLEAGRLPVEHERVDLGALTAEAVRGMYAGSVRMLCVPPPSPVVIQGDGKLLARVVTNLLDNAVKFTPKGGTVRVAVTEDDRGCTVTVTDEGPGVPPDARAAIFDKFAQVPGVLQPRRSSGLGLTFCKLVIDAHHGTIGVDSAAGGGSAFWFVLPGPA